Genomic window (Acropora muricata isolate sample 2 chromosome 11, ASM3666990v1, whole genome shotgun sequence):
GATACGTCTTGTATCTTCCTGACTTTCGCCTTCGGACTTGGGGATACCAGCAAACTTGAGATTTTCACGCCTGCTGTAAGCCTCCAAATAAAGATATTTCTTTTCAAGTAATTGTATATTTGGTTTCACGTTATTTCTTCTACAGTAATAAATAAAAGATTTCCCTAGTTTAATACAGTAATTCATTATTATTGCCACTAATGCCTAAAATTACATCTTGTGAAGTTAAATTAATATTAGAATTCGTACATTTCTTCCAACATCACTCAGTCTTTCCAAAATTTGAAAGAGAAAGAGCAACTAAAAAATAAGTGCTCAATATTTTCCTTAGTTAAATTACAAAACGTACATAGATCAGATTGCACTATACCCATTTTCTTTAATAGTATGTTAGTACAGATATaattaagtattttaaattgaaaatcgCGTAAATGAGTTTCTAAACAAACTAATTTCGGCAAGCTATAGAACATGGTCAAATTAGTAGCATCTATATTAAACTCACTTTGCAATTTATTTGCACTTTTAAGTGAAGTAGCTTTTAGCCGAATAAGAAATCTGTAGTACCCTTTACTTTTGGCTAAAGTGGCATCAAAAAAGGTGTTGTTATCATAGAAACCCAACACATTCGTTAGTCTGACAGCATTTTCCTTCCCTCTTAACGAAACAGGTATGGCCAATCTCAGACCAGCCCACACCAAAAAAATTGCTATTGAATTCCAAATCCGTCCCTATGAGATCGAGAGACTCTGCATAGTTAAGATGCAGTCTTAACTGATGGAtaaatggtagtgatagaatgtgatgtaaagtgctgatgtttcaacccatataccatgtgagcgttagccctccagatggaaatgggcccacacaaggacagaggaaaactctgaccagggtgggttttgaacccacgaccttcgagtttgatcaccgctgctccaccgactgagctacaaggtcagacgggagcaggtcgtgggaaatgaagatgttaatggcacggcaatgaatatgtagatacaTAAATCACATTCTATCgctaccattcattcttaatataagtgctacacggccgtgcgttgctaatgcaacgtaaccttcCCTGTTAACTGATGGATAGAAATTCTAATGTTCTTATTGTTCCAAATGATCGAGATTGAGTCATCTTCTGTAAAAAAAGGCATTCCTATATTCTGGCCAAAACTGAACCAACTCAATTTATTGGTTATGTTATATTCTCTGGGTTAAAAATCACAATGAATAAGGAGATCACCACCAAAAGGTTTTATTAAAAACCTTAAATACCTTTTCCAACCAGCATCCTCGTCAATATAAAGCCTCCTCAGCTACGCTAACCTGAGCAATTTCACCATCGTTTCGAAATCCAAAACATTTAAAcccccattttcaaaattattgatCATAGCTTTCCTGGTTGCCCTGTCCTGTCCTTTCCTTTCCATAAAAACGATCCTATTAGCTTCTTTAATAACTTCCTCTAGTACTGAAAACATACttgctatatatatatcaaCATTGACAGGAGAAGAGAGTTGATAATTTGTGCACGCCCGTGCATAGGAAGACCTCTTCCTCTCCACCAATTACGTAGCCGTGTCTTCCATTTTCTTCAAGCATTGTTTATAATTTAGTTTAATAAACTTGTCATAATCATAGGTCAAATAAACACCTAGCCATTTGATAGGACGCTTTGGCCATTTTAGCCCTAGAACTTCACGCTTACAGTTACAGCTTGCTCCTATCCACATACATTCACATTTGGAAATATTAATCATCAAACCAGAAACCTTTTCATAGCTTTTCATTACATCTAAGAAAACCTTTAATGATTCTTCATCTTTCAAAATACCAGTTATATCATCTGCATTCACTAGGATCTTGATAAAATCCTGTAGGATTTGAGAAAGATCCCTGGTAGAAATACTGAGGAGGATCCTGAGCAGGATCTTGTTTAAGATCCTTCAAGGATCCTTTAGGATCCTATTTCATTTATTGTTAggatcctacaggatcctttAGGATCTTGTAAGATCCTGGCCAGGATCTTGTAAGAACCTACAAGCTAttgcaaaaagagttgagacCCTCACTGTGAAACACCCAATAATGCGTGACATTGAGGTCAGCACAttctaacccccccccccccccccccatgcaaagttgttttcatcttgatCTAGCATTGAAACTAAAAGGGTATCAACATTgcaatggggggagggggagaaggGGCATTGCGACTTCTCTTTAGGTTTGGAAATAGTGTGTTAGGAGGAAGAGGTGAAATTTCAACTGAAtgtctcaacctttttgcaactgcttgtctGATTGTTTTACCTCAGTATTGCTGGATGGCATACTTGTTTTTTGGGTCGAAACTTTGCatatatatcatttttattgtaacCTTCCAAGATAACTTTGCTTAGTTCGGGTAGGTTTGTGTAGCGAGAAatggtgtttgaaaatgtgaattTTTGCCATATGTTGAAATGGCCATAATAAGCAGTCATTAGCAACGAATTTGGGTGTTTACTTCTTGCACGCTATAAATGGTCTTGAACTCAATGTTTGACTGCAAAAAACGCAGTTTTGTGTTTGTATGATACCAAATTTGGTGTTAAAAGTCTCAAGGTGTCGTAAAAAGTATCATTTTGGGGCAGAGGGCAAGCAATAACCCCGCGTCGATTGTACCGATAATGATTTGGTTGCGTAAATTGTACGTAGGGAGATACGTAATGAGCTTTTAGTGCTATATTATTAAAGGACGAAATTCTCTGCGAAATTTCAGTCTTTCATTGCAAGTTGCATTGGAATCTGTTTTTAAAAAACAGTCTGTGCTTGTCAGTTGCCGTGAATTAGACTAGATTTTCGTACATCTCGTTTCAGTCAATAGTAGCCAAACGTATTTTTTTGGTGGGTTCAATTCCTTGAAGACTGAGTTTTATAGTGTATGTTGTCTAAACTGATTGCTTAAGTGGAGCCACATGACAGAAGAGAGATTGCTGGAGAGCAGGGTGGACATACAGACAGCGAAAAGCAACAACCGCCGGTTAAAGACAAACTTTTAAATGCATCAGCCGTAAGACAGGTGTATTTGGTGACGTACAGTCAGGCCAATttggaacaatttccaactaGAAGATCGTTTGCCGAGGCGGTGGTCGGAAGTTTTCACTCATCTAACACACGTGTTATGCACTGGGTATGTAGTAGAGAGTTGCATCGAAACGGTGGTTTTCACTATCACATGGCTTTAGAACTGAATCGTTGTCGTCGTTGGTTATGTTCAAAGAAGTTTCTGAAAGAACAGCACAGTATTTTAGTGCATTTTTCAGACTTACACTACAACTACTACAGTGCCTGGAAATACGTCACTAGAGAAGACGAACATGTCCTGGAGAGCAACGATCATCCCGATTTATGGAACTATAAAGCTCCTAAAACAAGCACTGCGTgcagtgaaaggaaaaaaagcggCGTTTCACGCAAGAGCGATGATGAACAAACAGAGTCAGATGATGATTTGCATGAGGATAGTTCTGAAgcagcagaaaaaaaatcagCAGATGAAAAGGaacgaaaaagtaaaaaatgcaAGAAGCGGTTGACTATCAGAAATAATAGTGGAGAAAGCGATCCAAGCGAGAACAGAATTATTAGCCTTTGCAAATAAACAGAAGTTGGAAGGAAAATGTGATATTGCAGAATTTATTGTGAACAGAGGACCACGTGTTGTAGCCAAAGTTTTAAACACCACATGGGAAATGACAAATGCGCAAGATAAACTGGAACAGTCGAAAAAAAACAGGCTTGAACTTCTGCAGGAAGCGGCACTTGGAAATTGCATGACCGGATGTGAAGGAAAGTGGCTTACTTGTGCCCTTGAAGTGTTACAACAGAAGGGGATATGCCAAGAAATGTTTACGGGAGCAATTAGAGATCTTTTTCATCAGGGATGTAGTAAATTTCGGAATATAATGATTTGTGGACAGGCCAATTTGGCGAAAACTTTCATATTGAATCCCCTTAGTTCTGTGCATACGACATTTTGTAATCCTGCATGTACGTCATTTGCATGGGTTGGAGCAGAGGACGCTGAATGTATTTTCTTGAACGATTTTCGCTGGTCGTCTCAAATCATTCCATGGCATGATTTTCTGCTTATGCTAGAAGGACAAATGGTGCATCTTCCTGCTCCAAAAACTCATTATGCTAAAGGCATTGTCTTTGAGAAAGACACACCAATATTTTGTACAAGTAAACAGCCCATTATATTTATTAAGAATGGTGTCATAGACCAAAGAGAAACTGACATGATGGCCGTGCGTTGGAAAATCTTCCACTTCAATGTTCGTATCGCTGAACAAAATCAGGAGGAGATTCGAAAGTGTGCAAAATGTTTCGCTACTCTCATTTTAGAGTAAATGAACAGTTTCTGTTACCAGCATGAACAGGAAGTGATTTTGTTATTGCGCCATTTTTCAACGGTCTACGGTCTACGGTCTACACTACAAATAATGAAATATTATGTACTTCTTAATGTTTTGAGAGTGTAGACTGTTGGAATTATGTAGACCGTGgacaaaacttcttttcactTCGTATTGCATTTTTCATTATGAAAAGAATATCTCAAGTTGTTTTTCTCTCCATTTTCATGTGTTGCGTGTTAATAAggaaaaaggcttttttttttttttccggaggAAAATGTATTTGTGCTTCTTACCATATTTGTGTTGACATAATGACATGTTAATAAGTTAATAAACACTGACAACCTTTATCATTCCatcacttttctttgtttttcacagtcctttccttttcctttttttgtagcGATCTAttacttttaaaagaaataaccGCGTTTCAGTATTTCGTTGGCTTACCATTATTTCCAATTATAAGCCTCAAGCGCTTGTTCATTGAAGAGATTATATTATCAATAGTGTCACTGCTCATGGCGTAAAGTGTACATTTCACTCTTTCAGCAAACTGTTCGTAAGTCTCGTAGGTTATGTTATTTTTTATGGCTTGGTGCTGTAACTCGAGTTTTACTAAATTGAACACGTTCTCAATCAGATTTATATCACAACTGCGAGGCGGTATTGCAAATAATTTTGCCTTTACACTACCCAAAGCCCTACACGCTTTAGCACAGTACTGTATTGGGCAATTATCATGTACAAATAGTTTCGAATGGCTCTTTGCGCTTCTCCTAAACATTTTGGGAAACTCTCGACAGACGAAATTAGCAAAATAATCCCCGTTGCATTTGTCATATTCTGAAGAGAAAACAACACCTTTTCAGTAAGAAATAGCCACAAACATTCTTAACACCCTTCCTCCTGAACCAGTGTGAGCGCCTTTTGCCACACAACCTAAACTGAGTCCTTCATTCCTTCTCCTCCAGATTTTCCCTTGGGGCgttttggcctgcattactggGTTGGTCTTATGCCAAAATCTTACTCCACCCAGGTAGAAACAAACGTCTTGTGTCCACAGTTCAGCAGGGTAGCGTTTCAGAACTTGGGGTGCAAATTTAACACGTGAACTACAGTCTTTAAGAGAAAGCATGCCTTTTCTTCTCGCCTCGCAGAACTTGTATATCATACGCTTTAAACATCTATTAAGAGTATGCAGAGACACATAATGAAGACTGCATTCTGCTCTTAAGGTTTTCAGGGAAAAAGTACCCTCATTGTCGCGAAGCCTCTTAATATTCACCGTCTCACGCACAGAGCTTCTTTGGTCGTCCCGGCATCTTCTTCACGCctattgttttccttctttttaaaagtCTATACACAGTGGTGCGTGAAACTCCACATTTCTCGCATATCTGTCGTACAGTCGGCCCACCATCCTCTTGCAAAAACTTAATATATGCTCTCCTTTCGGCGACTGAATGTCtcaaaatttttgcaactgctgAATGTCTCAACCTTTTGCAACTCAAATACCGTTCACTAGGATCTTGATAAAATGCTGTAGGATTTGAGAAAGATCCCTGGTAGAAATACTGAGGAGGATCCTGAGTAAGATCCTAGTAACATCCTAGCAGGATCTTGTTTAAGATCCTTCAAGGATCCTTTAGGATCCTATTTCATTTATTGTTAggatcctacaggatcctttAGGATCTTGTAAGATCCTGGCCAGGATCTTGTAAGATCCTAGCTAGGATCTTACAAGATCCTGTAGGATCCTATTTAGGATCTTGAACACTCCTACGGGATTTTATGTAGGATCCTATGAAATGTATAGGATCTTATGTAGGTTCCTACAAAATGTATAGGATCTTATGTAGGTTCCTACAAAATGTATAGGATCTTATGTAGGATCCTACGAATTGTATAGGATCTTAAGTAGGATCCTACATAATGTATAGGATGTTATGTAGGATCCTAGGAATTGTAAAGGATCTTATGTAGGATCCTACCAAATGTATAGGATCTTATGCAGGATCCTACCAGGTCTACAGTATTTTTCACTTCAGATGCTGGGAGCAAAATGTGAAGGGTCTTGTGTCAATTTTCCTAGTACCCACAAGTGGGTTGATTCTTAAAGGGTACCATCTCAGATGCCCTATGTGTTTCTTtgcctttatttgaaatcacaTTTCATAACCCTAATCATCAACCACTCTCCTGCCCAGGTGAAGATTAACGTGCTGTGCTTTGTTGTTGAATATTTGAACAATGATTAGCAGTGGTTTTACTTATAGTGAAGCCATTCACTGGAATTCTGTTGCACATCACCAACTGTCTTTTTTCCTGTTCAGGAGAGGGAAAGATTTTAACACCTTCATAATACCTTCTGGTGGGAGCTGTGCCGTGGTTTCTACATACATAAAATCTCATTGAAAGCATTGAATTAGACATACCACTTTCCTTTCTACCTTGGCCTGAGTTGGGGTTGAACAAGACTTCAAACTGCTCCCAATTTCCACTTCCTTCTCTTGTGCTATCTTGTCCAATAATCCTGTAATATTGTCCAGCCTTTTGTAAACCCCCTGAAACAACTCCTCAACCTTTCCATTTGCATACTCTATTCGTTCTTCCACTTCATCCTTCTGTaataaaaagaaggaaatttaCAATATAAGCCATAAGTAATTTAGCTATTGTGGACAAAAAGAGCTGTGAAAATTCAATACTGGCTAGTTTCCAATTGTATTGAAAGGCTCATCAGCAGCTTATGGATCATTGGAGGAAAGCCAGCAAGAACTAAGAAATCAAAGGCAACAGCATGTCCTTAAAAAGAGAGTTCAAAAAAGGGTTGCCGAGGATGCGATCAAGATCCGTTTAAGCCTTAAACTTAAATTTCCACGTCGAAATATTAAACGAAATTGTCCATTATCCAAAGTCAAATTCAAATCTTTAACCACGTTTTCAGTCCTTTTATCTCTAAGGTAGCCAGGCCGCGGCTTATAGCCAGGCCTCTCTCTAGGTTCCAGTTCCTGCAGTTCAGATTCGTGGAAACTCCGCGACACTCCCAAGCCAGGAAAAAGTTCCTATTTCGGAAGAAAGGAGTCTTTGCATCAGTCCTGTGCTCTAGTTGCTGCTGCTCGAGTGGGACGCAAAGTGGTTGAGGTATCTTCCACAGTTTCTTCTAACTGTTCTCCATCCTGTGTCGCTTCAATTTCTTGAACACTGCCGCATTCTAACGGGTAGAGTAGATTTAGGGGTCTTTTGAGTACTTTCTTGGTTGGGAGAAGAACTTTGGCTGCCCGGAATTTCCCGTCACTGCTTGAAATTAGTTCTGTAATTTTTGCCATCATCCAGACCCCACGTGGTAAATCTTCTTTTAAAAGCACTACATTGCCCACTCTAGGCTCTTCGGCCGCTTGAATTCGGGGACCCTTTACATGTGTTTGGCCTCTTTCTCGAAGGTTAAGTAAGTAGTCATCTTTCCAGACTCGCCAAAGTGAATTCAAGTGTTGCTGACCTTTACCCCAAATTTCTAGTAATTTGTCAGTTGAGCTCTTCTTTCCATAGTCTGGATCATGTGAGTTATTGATTTCAATTATTGGAGTCCCAGACTTGGCATTAAGAGTAAGGAAGTCGGCTGGGGTGAGTGAAAACCCAGAACCAAAGTCCTCGCCAACGTAAACAAGTGGACGAGAATTAATAACAGCCTCTGCCTCTGTTAGAAAGGTTTCAAATTTCTTCTCAGTCAGGCAAATTTTGCCAATTGATTTCTTGAGAGCTCCCTTTACGGTGCCAACTAATCTTTCATAAAATCCCCCCATCCAAGGGGCCAGTTCCACTATAAAGTTCCATTCAATTCCTTGGTTGGCATTGTAACTTTGCACTTCATGGTTTGAAATTGTTTCCTTCCAGGCTTTATCAATAGCAGTTTTTGCCAGCTTAAATTGTGGGGCATTATCAAGAATGATCTGTGTAGGTTTCCCTCTTCTCGCTATAAATCGTCTGAGTGCAAGCAGAAACTGCTCAGCGGTCATGTCGTTTATCAGTTCCAAGTGGATGGCTCTTACTGTGACACAGGTGAAAAGACACACCCAAACCTTTTCTTTTGAACTCTTATTTTGGATGTACAGGAGGGCCAAAGTAATCTAACCCAGTATAGGTGAAGGGAGCACATTTTGCAACTTTCTTCCTGGGCCACGGAGACATTGATGGAAGTTTGAAGGGTCCGCCTTGAAATCGTTTACAGATACCACAGCCATGAATTGCCTTCTTCACTTCCGCTCTTCCTTGAGGAATCCAATATTCATTTCTGAGTTGAGCTAACGTATGAGACACGCCGGAATGAAAAAGTTTCTGATGGTATTCCTTGATGAGTAGTGAAGTGAAATAGCTCCTTTTGGGAAGAAGTATTGGATATATTGCATCATCAGGTATTTCAGCATGAACCATTCTTCCATGGCAACGAAGTAGACCATCATCATGAAGTTGAATGCCAAGTTGATTTTTGTGATCTTTTTTGTTGACATTTCCACTTGTGGTGTTAAAGGCTCCAGGGAAGTTAGCCTTCTGGATGAACTTGATCCAcagaatttttgctttcttgatTTCGATAGCCTTTAGCTCTCCGGTTTGGACTTTCTGTTTTCTAGCTTTCTGAAGAAATCGTAACAGCCATGCAGTAATTCGAAGAAGTCGAACAAGGGAGGAGTATTTCCTTTCATCCATTCCAAAGGGGGTGGCCGAGGGTGTTgacttgtctttgttttcaacctTGCCTTCAGTGGTGTTTTCGCCAGTGACGTTAGAGATTTCATAGAGGGTTTTTGGGCCCTTTGTTTCACTTTCAATCTTCTCCAATATTTCTTTAGTAA
Coding sequences:
- the LOC136889361 gene encoding uncharacterized protein; translated protein: MTAEQFLLALRRFIARRGKPTQIILDNAPQFKLAKTAIDKAWKETISNHEVQSYNANQGIEWNFIVELAPWMGGFYERLVGTVKGALKKSIGKICLTEKKFETFLTEAEAVINSRPLVYVGEDFGSGFSLTPADFLTLNAKSGTPIIEINNSHDPDYGKKSSTDKLLEIWGKGQQHLNSLWRVWKDDYLLNLRERGQTHVKGPRIQAAEEPRVGNVVLLKEDLPRGVWMMAKITELISSSDGKFRAAKVLLPTKKVLKRPLNLLYPLECGSVQEIEATQDGEQLEETVEDTSTTLRPTRAAATRAQD
- the LOC136889362 gene encoding uncharacterized protein, with translation MLHKWMKLEKENECISMVTLPRFIGNSNCQLLCFCDASAKAYASVVYLSSDAGVNLLFSKARVAPIKKLGIPRLELLAVLIGVHMLHFLQEQLQLPVEKKFLWTDNQCVLHWIMSKKPLTTFVRNRVKEITETKDISFRYVITSQNPADLASRGVSAEDLDKCELWWPGPKWLQDSEKTWPTWDIPIITKEILEKIESETKGPKTLYEISNVTGENTTEGKVENKDKSTPSATPFGMDERKYSSLVRLLRITAWLLRFLQKARKQKVQTGELKAIEIKKAKILWIKFIQKANFPGAFNTTSGNVNKKDHKNQLGIQLHDDGLLRCHGRMVHAEIPDDAIYPILLPKRSYFTSLLIKEYHQKLFHSGVSHTLAQLRNEYWIPQGRAEVKKAIHGCGICKRFQGGPFKLPSMSPWPRKKVAKCAPFTYTGLDYFGPPVHPK